gaaatcatggcaggaagattagaaagcaaggctgcaggttagatataagaaaatatttctttagtcatagggtggtagacttctggaatgcattgccagagagggttgtaaatagcactagtttgacaatgtttaaaaacagattagataagcacttgaatttattagatttataattatgtatagcgctgcatgatagtttttataagaaatttactatagttaaacaagacatgatccccatgtatggggatcacagattgtagaggaattcgctgcaggacttagccctgttaatgggccaaatatttagaattagtatataatgtattgtgtacttgtaagtgtatctttaagtaccttaaaggccctttgttatcctattatttatgttatgttatgttaacttGTATCTTGAACTGATATTGATCCATTAATTGGCTTATTACGGTCATTATTATACAATTACATTAAtacaattactaccattactattagtaCATCCTTATGACGATAGTTTTACGATTCCCATGCATGACTATTGGTACTAGGTGCAGTATAATTGCACTACTGTCATTACAATTACTACTTACTAAATTATTACCCTTACTATCATTATCGCCTttacgagagggagagagagagagacacggctGGTTGGGAGTGAAATATTAGGAGGGAAATCACGGtcaaatgtaagaaaataacatttttattattttcagcagctatatttacatacatagcAAATTATATTTAGTTTATCATAATAAATGTTTCCTTGTTTAGCTCACAGTTATTGGTGTATCACAgactgctgacacacacacacacacacacacacacacacacacacagatcctaAATGATatgatataaaaacaaaatccaataaataatagagaactaataataatgaaccaCATCCATTCACCACACAAACAAAtgcaaacaaacaagacaacaaTGTGACTAGTTTGCAATTCCATTTTCTTAGCTACTCTTTTCATGACATTCTAAAGAGCCCAGTCTTTACAAACTTCACAAAACATTACCACAAATACATCTAACATCACTCATCTTCCTTTCAGTAACTCAAATAGTGATGTAAGGAAGACCATACTGAATATTCCTCCCTTATTATCTTTCTGTTTAGTATATCCTAATACCTCAAAGTCACATTATTACTCTTATCCTTCCACACAACCAGCAAGGAACAATTACCTTTAAAGAGTTTCTGAATAGAGTTATATTGTACCTGACAAATGAGTAGTTTAACACATCTATTTGTCTCTAATTCTTTATCTCTTATCACTAGTCTTTCTGAATAAAAGCTAAATTCTATCTGATAatgttctctttatctcttagcTTTACTATCATATTCCTTTATGTCCTCGTGTATTGATAGCATGAATGTTTTAGGATATATATTAACTTATCTTTACTTTAATGCTTagttctctcattatttttcctgacTCCTCCACTCCACACACTTCTGCACTGTTTTGTGTCATAATATTACTGTCTTTTTACAGTGCAGCTTGATGACAGATCTCAGGCTATTTTACAACATGGTcacttcattcaccacaaaaaaatatcGTTTGAGATCAGTGTTCGTTTTACAACACTGCAACTCTCTTAATACTCTGTtaactaagaaaacacacaaacacaaacacactctatatatcacaaacacacatactctATATATCTCGGAGAACTCACGAGTCATTCAAACAAACTTTCCTCTCTGTGATCGCAGCACTAGAGAGTCAAACATgcaaaaaaggggaagagagaatgagaaccCGACTTGAATAAAAAGATACACATAATAATACTGATCCTCTCACTCCACTCCAGTCTCCCTAACCTGAACCTCCTTATAAACATCCCCATATTAAAGTCCTAAGTACCAGTATTGTTATATCCTTAGCATTGATACTCTCCTCACATGATCTTTAAACACTCTACACTTCCCTTAATTTGTTTCAGTATTATTCTCTCCTTACAACACAACACTTGCTAACTCTTCACACTCTCTTCAACTTAATCACACATTCCTATAATTATTTGGTGTGAAGTATTATTCCtttaacaaaacacaacacttgCCAACACTTCACACACTCTTCAACTTAATCACACATTCCCATAATTATCTGATGTGTGAAGTATTATTCCCTCATCAAAACACAACACTTGCCAACACTCCATTCTCTCttcaacttaaccccttcagtactgggatgcattttatcatgagtttttgggtatgattagataatttcatttacattatgaaggatctatggaggtcataagattaagaagagtcttcactatttcaacctccccacataagtttctgaagctgaataaaatcaccaaatattaacccgaataaatatgaaaaagtgtcatggcactgaaggggttacctAGAGGTTCCCATTACAATTCCCTGTCTAAAGTATTGTCCAGTATCAATCCCTCTCATTAACAAAGCCAGCAAACACTCCAAAGTCTCCTGAACTTCCTCTAAACATTTCCAGCCACAAACTTTCTGTTCCTGTGTGAAGGCCAGCAGTGTCATCTCTTCATTAGCTACCTGGAGGAACAAGGAGTCTGACTATTGATATGTGATAAACTGAGCTGGTTTTCTCAGATACCTGGAAGTGTTAGTTAAGTTTCCTACACTCCAAACACAtgcatatataaaaagaaatatatcacCTAGTATAATGGCTGACTGAATGAGACATTGACACAAACCAACCGTGACACTGTGGCTTGTAActtcacacaaacatacatcacAGGAACAGAATGTAAACATTGTggcccagaaaaaaaaaaactcgtcacTCACAAACACCACACGGAAGCGTAGTTGATCGACGGCATAAATGCCTGAAAAAACACCAAATCTCATTCTTAAACCTGTCAGTATTGCACCTCACCAGCTTTCATGCGGCTGCAGTGGAGGTTAGTGAAGTTTTCAATAGTGCCTGTAGTCTGAGAAGCATTCTACACTACCAATAAGAAAAAGGCCAATGAAAACCTTACTAGTCACCTCTGTGGGCCTTGAAAACAGTGAGGCTGAGGACAAACTAATACCAACACAATAGTCACACATGGAGCATTGAAGGGATTATGAGTGACATGGCGAGGCAGGGAGCTTAACTACAAGTGGTATATGTAGTAACCATATTCCCGACCCTCTGAGTGACTGTTCTGCAAGTCCGGCCACCCGATGCACCAAAGTGaggctgctgctggtactgctggAACTCGTGGCCCGGGTCATGGAACTGGCCCTGAAACTGGCTGCGGAAGGCTTGTTGGTGGGCCTGGTTGTGGGCGGACCTGTGGCGGCGCATGTGGTCCTCCTGACGGAAATGGCCACCGGGGCCGAAAAATGTATTGTGGGAGCCAAATTGGTCCCGCCCCCTAAAGCTGTGGCCAAAGAAGTCCTCCAAGTCCAAGAAATCATCGTCCtaatagagagagggaagagaagagacgagaggcGCCGTGAGGTGATGGAAAGTGAAGGTGTGCATTGCTATGTGTGTCCTTGTATGTGCAGCGtgcattcatgtgtgtgtgtatgtgtactaTACCCGCTTACACtattactacactacactacgtaTACCCCAACCATACATTCTTTTATATAGGAGGGGGACCAGCCaagggaagaaataataaataaaaaaaattaatagataaaaaataattaaataaaataaagccccCTTAAGATGCTGGTCCCCAAACAGAGTCAAGACAaatcttaaaaataaataaacaaatagaggaTGAGTGCCTTGAACCCTGCTACATACGCCAACACCAACGCAACACTTACAAAGTCACTGGAGAAGCCGCCACCGCCAAACCCGCCTCCGAAAGCGTCAAAATCAGCAAACAGGTCGTCGAAGTTGAAGTGGAAGGCGTGTCCCTGGTGGCCGCCGGAGCCCCCTGAGCCGCctgtctgcttgtgtgtgtagcCAGCATGTCCCAGCATGTCGTactccttcctcttgtcctcgTCTGATAGAGTCTCATATGCTGccagaagataagataagatagatCAAGTTGCAAGAGGTTGTCAGGCCTAcccgtggcagtccctgtgtgaacaaCACTACCTaaatccacctatcatccccagccataaatctgtctaatcttttaaGAGCTTTCTACTGACTCCACCAACAACATGACTACCGAGTCCATTCCATTCAGATTCATAGAAGATAAATATAATGTATATTGATGGAGAATTATGAAATGTTGGTAATAtataacttcattatttttttttgtaattctctACCACAAACATCTTAAAATTATTGTCATCTGCTGAGATATTGATAGAGAAATCACTAGTAAACTATGAAACGTTAAGATTTTAATTTTGTTGTATCATCCCTCTATAAAACACAAAATCTTTCTCACCTTACCTAGAATACCCAAGTTTCCCCAAAACACCTCCTACCTTCTCTACAATTCAGTAAATCTCTATAAACACAATAATACAATCTATACTTCCTAAACTTAAaatcacaacacaaaaacattttTTGAACTTCAACAATCTCTCTAAATTTTCCTAATatcatgcaagaggggaagccgaCCAAGGGGGGCGGGGGGGAAGTACACTTGAATGCCAGTGccccttcctccttattttaGTCAGTGGTACtgtacacacaaacaacaacaacacacaaatattttctcaccttctgcaatttctctaaacttttcctcagccccttcctccttatttttgtcAGGGTGGTACTGTATGGCCAGTTTGCGGAAGGCTTTCTTGATCTCCTTATCGTTGGCGTTTCTCTTCACTCCCAGCACCTCGTAATAATCCCGGGCACAGGACACAAGGGCCACAGTGGAAATTAAGAGGTATGTCCAGATAAACATAAGATCCATGACTGCTTTGCTTCACTTTAGTTGTTCTGTAAATGGAAAGGTTGTGTTAGTGAGGatgccgttttcttttcccgtttgttattctttcttacattttttttgttctattttcttgtacatttctctttattgatttttttttccactttagtacactttttatcctctttggctctatttttctttttatatatctttctttcttgcatattttttttaattttctcatttgtGCAAACTATCTTTTAactatctctttcccttccatacacatttctctctctttctctcttacacacacatataaagatTTCTGAATTTGGatattagttttctctctctcacactctcacacacacacacacacacacacacacacacacacacacacacacacacacacacagttattatTTACAAAACCACATTCATGGCTAACTTGACAAATATGAATGCTTACTCTACAGAGAATAAAAACCTATCTTATTATATCTTATCACTAGTAAAGAGCTTTCTATTTCATTAGTCTTTGTCTTAAGCTACAGAGACAAGGTTGATGTAAGAATAATACTTAACTTTTTGGCAGATATCAGTGTCCTCATGAAAATCCTGTCACTTTAGGATAATGAATAAGTCTTGCTTATAAATCAATTacctcatttatttttactgttgctATGAAACAGGTTCAGCaattataaaaaggaaatacGTGATGAATTGGCAATACTGTTTCTGGCAGGTAATAAACATATACAaggcaatagagagagagagccatgtaATATTTCAATAGATGCATTAGTGTTGTATTGATTCTTCATAATTCTGGTCCAGAACATAATACTGTcaacatttccacattttctttatagtaTACAAATTCAgctgttctttctttcacttattctgTGTGCTTCACTAATGCAGGAGCTAACCAGGACTTtcactctcttattccttccaccAGTAAACTCTTGGATAATcaagtattttctctctctctctctctctctctctctctctctctctctctctcacccctattttgtTCACCTCACTAACACACAATTTAACCAGGACTTtcactctcttattcctttcatcAGTAAACTCTTGctaatactgctactgtttcacttgttttctttaAGAAGCAATAGTCTGagtctttctttactcttatccctattctgttcaccttACTAATACAGACAGGAGTGAATCTTCCCCCATTAGATATttgcagccttttttttttttcttaatttctcacCCTTGTTGTCCATCTCACCAATGTctgagttaaccagtacctcCAATCTTTCAATGATAAACTtgtaaataatgttttttttttcatcctttccctcatccCTATACTGTCCACTTTACTAGTCCATGAGTTAACCTGTACCTTAGCTCTTTTAATTCTctcactgataaactctgggaCTCTATTCCTGTTTCTGCATCTCTCTGGGCCTATAAGAACTTTGGAGTATCAACTGGCTCTCTCTTggttatacttttctttacttcctctatTTTACGAAagtaattttgatttttttttctttttgagtgaGCTTCACCTCAATCTATATTTCTGCCTCTGTGCAAAGTATATATGTCACAGAATCTAGTAAGTGTTCATGGgtgaaataaatagattaatagacTAGTTTACGGTAAGAGCAAAGATCAAAACTGATGATGTGATTATCAAatgctgtttttcctttttcatatcttttgttttgttttaaccTATATAATGTTGTATAGAAAATGTCATCACTGTTGTGGGTAACTGTACAAATGGATACCCTGTCTATCACCAGCcggcgtacgtgtgtgtgtctcgatGCAACGTAATACCTGGTTTGGCGCTTGACAGACCTACATACAACTAATCAACATCAGCAGAATGCAACACAAGTAAGGTTTGAAAGACTTGAGTATCACCAAAGTTAAGCCAATTCTGAGTATCATCTGCTGTCTGTCAGTGTCCTAAGGTGAAGCCAAGGCAAAGTTGTCTCCTGCCGGGACGAGACCCACAACTCTCCGATTTCATCACAAAATATCCAGGAAGCAACTCAAGCAACTCAACTTTGCCCAAACTtcacaaagaaaacaataacatgagataagaaaggaggactTACTAATGCACTTATAGTAGATTTACCACAGTCAAACTAGAAGCATTTGAAACAACCAGACACACaattcacacactcactcaagcacacacacacacacctaaaaataataagagtaagCCTTAAAAATCTGAAAACAGAGACCCTGGTGCAAGCCAAAAGCCCTGTGAGATGCTAAGCTAATGATTCAGGGGTGCAGGACACACAGGCACCTCCTCATGATTGCCTCCACCCTCACCCAGCCAGGCCATGCTGGGTACCTTTGGCAACACTGATTGtgacaaagtaaataaaacctTGGCAGTATTTACCCTTGAGGATTGTCACATGAGGGAGGCACCATCATCTTatcacgccacaccacaccgcaccacgCCAACACCACTCCCTCATGCCAAGCTCTATTGCAACACAGTGAGATCACAGGGCCAGTCGGTGCCATGTGGGGCGCCGACCTCTCTTAAAGACCTAAAGCCACATCACAGTGAAGGCAGTAAAATAATAGATCacatgctgctgctcctctcctcctcctcctcctcttgcctgaATATCCACTACTGGAAGTTTTAAGAGAAAAGACTTGTGGTTTGTTATTTGCTTTCAaacctaatgagagagagagagagagagagagagagagagagagagagagagagagagagagagagagagagagagagagagagagagagagagagagagagagagagagaatttgttccCAGATAAGTAGGAGAATCAACAAAAATCAAACCCAAAGGCAAGCAGTGCTGAGGCTTCCCACACAGCGAGGGGCCCctgcccaccaccacactgctgccTACACTACTGCACCGGCTCCCACACACCGCTGGCACTGATGGCATACTTCTTGGGCCGGTTGCCTACAAAGAGTGACTCGAGGGGCCTGGGGTGGTCCACGAACACCTTGAACACACGGCGCAGCTCCTGGCAGAAGTGAGGCGGCTCCACCTTGGGAGACGTGGAGAAGTTCCTGAGTAGCACGTCGTCTGGCAGCTTGAGGTAGACGGCGAAGAGGTCCGCCTCAGAGCAGTGGAAGGggtggatggtgatggtgccaGAGGAGTGGTCATACAGGTCAAGGGGGTGGCGGCCCCCGGCCATCCAGCGCGAGGCAGAGCGCAGAGGCATGTCCGGCTCCTGCATCTTGAAGTGTGCCGGGAACAGCGTGCCGCTCTGGATCTCCACTGCCACGCCGTACACCCTGGGGTGTGGCCCACTGGCACTCTGTGTGGTGTTGAGGCGGCaggtgcaccacacacacaaccggAAGTGGCACTCGTGGCGCACCAATGCCTCCAGTAGCTTGAGGGACAGCTGCTCCGCCTCAGCCCGTGCTGCCTCCTTGCTGCCGCGCTCTGGCTGGTAGCCCCCGACCACGGACACCTCCAGCCCCTCTCCGTGCCCCTCTATGCCCATTATCTTGGCCACCATGTCACCCAGGGCTGCCTCCTCTCCCCGACTCCCATCAAAATGTGCCACAGCCACAGTGCCGCTGGGGTgccgcaccaccaccatgtgGCAGGTGGTGGCATCATCGGACCCCACCACACGCACCCTTGGGTCCCCACCCGGCACCACACCAAACTCCCCCTGGCCCACATACAGTGCGTGCCTTGCCTCCACCGGCCGCACCTTCTGGCCCGCAAAGTTGCGGCCAGCCTCAGCCACCTGTGGCCAGCAGGCAAAGAAATCATCGGTGGAGGCAGGGCACCGGGGCAGCGGCGCCCCCTCCACTAACAACACCATGCCTAGCTAGAGTGCCAGTGCTTCCCCTCACTGCCCCAAGCCTCTGCAGGGGactggggaaggagggagggagggagggaagggctgtCTTGCTTAGTGCAAAGTCTGCTGCAGCTCAGTCACCcctgaaagagaagagggatatTTGTGTTCCACCtgctacagcaacaacaacagcaataccaacaacaacaacaacaaacactacaCTACTCCACAAGCACATTCCAGCCTCTGTGTGTTGCCCTGCTGAGGAAGTACCGGGAGCAGTGCCAGACTGTGCCCCAGACACAGGCCTGGAGACACACCCCGCGACACTCCCCAGCCCATGGCACTCATGGGGACcaacatgagaggcgtctatgtACAGACTGAGGCTGCTGTGGTGAGCACCCCCAGGCAGTGCCTCCCACATGGGCCACTAGATCTAGGCAAGCAATAATAAACATAAgccaagagagggaaagagagagagaaaaaagtaacaaatgaCCAAAAAACCAGACTTACAGCAGAAATTCTTCACAAAATTCATAACAAAGCCTCTAAAACACACAGGAGTGATTCAGTTTGCCATCTGAGACCCATTACAGACCACTATTGCACCATCATGGGCTGCACCACACATGCCATGCCCCGTGTTCTTCCTTGGGCCGGCGGTGAGGTGTGGACAGCTCTGAGTAGTGTTGCACAAGGATGAACACACCCACAGCAACCTTGAGGCATGCATTGTTCAGCCGGGAAAGACCAGCAGTGGCTATCATAGTTTGTGTCAAGTCATTCTGGGTTGCTGCAttgttccttgtctctctcctccccttccctctccccccattCCCTTGATATCAGGTTgtcattctttcctcattttctcagcTTCATATGTCCTCCAAATGTGAGTGACTGCCCACAAACACTGCACAGTTACATGCCTCCACAAACACTGCCACCTTTCTCACACACGAGTGGAGCATTAAGCATCATAAATAACTCAATGTTAATGTTTGTAATTATGTCTTATGCtgcttttcatgttttcttccatAAATAGCATAAATGGAAatagtaaagtaaaataaaatgaaacagtcaagtaaatatataacaaataataaaaaggctAAGAGAAATGAGATTGATCTATAAAAACAGATGTTGCAAGtgatatacaaataaaatgCTTTAAAGTCATTTAATACCAAAGTAGTatgtaatgaggaaaaaaaaaaaaaaaaaaaaaaaaaaatatatatatatatatatatatatatatatatatatatatatatatatatatatatatatatatataaaataaaacagagtagataaataaatagataaataaaacattcacacaaaattatggaaaaaaaataataaataaatacaaatgacaaataaacaaaacaacaaaactcaaaacccacaaacaccaaaaaaagaatttcaaaacaaacaaaacacagagagagagagagagagagagagagagagagagagagagagagagagagagagagagagagagagagaatgtgaatacTGTCCATCactgataaacacacaaaattgaTCTCACTAATCTAACTTACTTATTATCTGTCTAGTAACTAATATTTCTGCTCCTCTAACTAATCTATTCTCTCTCAATTGACTTTACATTTCTCCTACTCTTACATCATCAACTAACTTTACAAactaacattaaccccttcagtaccaggacacatttccatattcactctgcttactatttggtgattttatacagcttcagaaacttatatagggggattaaaatagtgaagactggccattaatcttctgacctccacagacccttcctaatgtcaataaaattgtctaatcacactcaaaattcaagataaaaatgtgccccagtaatAAAGGGTTAATACTAACAATTCTTTCTTCTATAACATTACAAACTAACACTCGTataaacatttttccttctctaacatCACTTAGTAACATTATCTAACATTCCTACTACTTCTAACTCACCCATAACATTCCTGCTACTGTCTAACCACCAAAAAAATCACTACCCTGACTCTAGTAACTGACATTTCTACTACTCATAACTAACCTGACACCTTTTTAACTAACATTCCTTCTACTATATAGTAAACAAACTAACACACAAATgcctaaaaaaaactcattctttctttgtttgtccATCAACCAtataaccaaataaataaataaataaataaataaaataaaaataataaaaataaaatcaatcaataaaattaaatcaaaatagataaataatactaatactaacaatgacaaaataataataatatgctaAAACCCatcatcctttctttatctGTCCCTCAGCCCTCTACAATCAAGAGTGCCAGATAATAGTGCCACCAGCTGATAGTAAGAGGCACTCCCCCAGCAACCAGAGTAGTGTGGCAAGAGAAGTGGTGAGGGATTGGtaatactggagagagagagagagagagagagagagagagagagagagagagagagagagagagagagagagagagagagagagagagagagagtgccacaGTATAAACCTACACTGACCAGAACCAGGACAGAAACACAGCAAAGTCATCACTAATAATATGTAAGGTCAGGGTATTCATGAACTCATTGACCCCCTacccccaccaacacacacaatacaaccaAGAGACAATCCCCACAAAGCCTTATCTACCCTTATCAAGTGAATTTATGCACGTAGAAGTATTCCTGTACAGTACTAATAtatacattaaccccttcagtaccatgatgtgttttcatattcactctgcttactatttggtgattttatacagcttcagaaattcatgtgaggaattaaaatagtgaagactctggccattaatcttttgacttccaaagaccgttcttaatgtcaataaaattgtctaatcgtaccaaaaattcatgataaaagtgttccaatactgaaggagttaagactaGATTAACTGAGGAATATTATACAtagcaagtgttttttttttttttttgtaaagatTGAATAcatgcatttatatatatttctaggcTAATATATTAATACCACCATCCATCTGATCAAACAAGACAGGAAGAGTAATATACATGCATATAGCAAGTGTTCTGTAAagattatcatatatatatatacatttacttAAATTCCCAAGCCAATAAATCAGTACCACAGAAAATCAATGACTAAAATATGTGTTAAAatctaataaaaacaaggcaggaTTAAAATGACAGCCATTGTAAAGACTTTCTAGATAAACTCTTTGCAAAAACTGACAATGATCAAACTTGCATATCAAAGCCTCTGTTCGTTCAGGGCAATTATTGTACACTAATGTCAATGCTTCAGTTCATAAGTGACTTGTATATGGCTTCTTCAAATTAATTAGGAATGAAATGTGGTCCGAGTAATCATAACCAATGTCTGAAGGATTGGGTGGGGTGtggctgttaggttaggttaggttaaggttagttaAGATAGAATACAtttggttaggttgagttgagttgagttgagttgggttaggataggataggataggataggatagtatagattaggttaggctaaggTAAGGTAGgaaagggtagggtagggtagtgTAGGGAAGgatgaattaggttaggttgggttaagataggttaggttagactaggatAAGAtggatttggttaggttaggttaggctggggaTGAGGTA
This sequence is a window from Portunus trituberculatus isolate SZX2019 chromosome 34, ASM1759143v1, whole genome shotgun sequence. Protein-coding genes within it:
- the LOC123512552 gene encoding dnaJ homolog subfamily B member 9-like: MDLMFIWTYLLISTVALVSCARDYYEVLGVKRNANDKEIKKAFRKLAIQEAYETLSDEDKRKEYDMLGHAGYTHKQTGGSGGSGGHQGHAFHFNFDDLFADFDAFGGGFGGGGFSSDFDDDFLDLEDFFGHSFRGRDQFGSHNTFFGPGGHFRQEDHMRRHRSAHNQAHQQAFRSQFQGQFHDPGHEFQQYQQQPHFGASGGRTCRTVTQRVGNMVTTYTTCS
- the LOC123512845 gene encoding protein N-terminal asparagine amidohydrolase-like: MVLLVEGAPLPRCPASTDDFFACWPQVAEAGRNFAGQKVRPVEARHALYVGQGEFGVVPGGDPRVRVVGSDDATTCHMVVVRHPSGTVAVAHFDGSRGEEAALGDMVAKIMGIEGHGEGLEVSVVGGYQPERGSKEAARAEAEQLSLKLLEALVRHECHFRLCVWCTCRLNTTQSASGPHPRVYGVAVEIQSGTLFPAHFKMQEPDMPLRSASRWMAGGRHPLDLYDHSSGTITIHPFHCSEADLFAVYLKLPDDVLLRNFSTSPKVEPPHFCQELRRVFKVFVDHPRPLESLFVGNRPKKYAISASGVWEPVQ